Genomic window (Oryza sativa Japonica Group chromosome 3, ASM3414082v1):
TTGCATTACTCTCCATCCAACTTTTCTCTTTAACTTTAAGAAAACATAAATTACATCCTAACTTTATGCTTCTCTATTCCTAGAATGATAAAGATGTGAAGGTAACTGCAACCTGCATACGAGTTCCTGTGATGCGTGCACATgctgaaagtgtgaatctacaGTTTGAAAAGCCACTTGATGAGGTTAGCATAAAATATTTCTTAATGATAAATTCTGGTTAGCATGAAGAATCCTTTCTGCTTGTGGTAATCCTATACCCTTCTTTTGTTAGGTATTAATATGTTTATCAGGTCCATATTATTTTCTACCATCAATTGCCCTAATTGGAATATTGAATTATTCCTTATTTGGCAGACCATCCTCTTTGCCATCAGTCAGTAGATTGGTCATTTGATTTTACTGAATGCAAAAATTGATAAGCACCATCTTGCAGTAAAAGTTATCTTGTGTAACTCGTTAGATGGGAAAGGGTGGGACAAAAAGGGTGGGGTCTTTAATTGTTAATATAATTGATTGGGTTATTTTCCTCCATGACAAGAACATTAGAGTCCAGTTGATTAGTTAATGATTTTGCTGGCAATTGTCATGGTCATGCTACTAATTCAAATTCTGAAACTGCTTGTGTATAAACTCTGAAGGATACTGCAAGGGAAATCTTGAGGGCAGCTGAAGGTGTTACCATTATTGATGACCGTGCTTCCAATCGCTTCCCCACACCTCTTGAGGTAATTGGCTTTTCTTTTCATGAACATCTTATGCTGGAGGGTACAGGAGGTACTGTTATCAATAATCATCATGTGCACTCCATTTGGTTTCTGTGTTTACAAATGAAGCATATGAATTTTGCATCTGAGAGTTAACTCTTGATTTTTCAGGTATCGGATAAAGATGATGTAGCAGTGGGTAGAATTCGTCAGGATTTGTCGCAAGATGATAACAAAGGGTATAATCGTGTTTAGTAAATTTCAATTTGGATATATCATGATaaacatttatttttaaaagcatTGTTTCGATAGCAATTAGCACCATGGACTTAACTAATTAGGTTTACATTTACAGGCTGGACATATTTGTTTGTGGAGATCAAATACGTAAAGGTGCTGCACTCAATGCTGTGCAGATTGCTGAAATGCTACTCAAGTGATTTTCTTTTCTGTACCTTTCTCTCCTTGCCCCTCTTTGCTCTAGTCATTGTTTGACGGATGTACTCTGGTTAGTATGAGATCAATTTTGATCATCTTTTGTAATCTATATTCCTAGTGAAATAAATGTAAAACGGTTTTGCTCTATCTTCTGCACAAGTGTAGAAGAAATCTGAAATTGGGAAATTGGAGTGTGGCCCTTGTTCATCCTATGTGTTGCATCTTTACAATTTACTTTCTTTTGCTTTAGGCTTTTATTAATTTCTTGGTACATTAGCTGGCTCATCTCAATTTTGGGTGGAATGGAGGCTGAAAGAGGCCAACCAGATTTGCTTTCGGGTGCAAAGCTAGGGCCTGGTGTAACCTGAACTAGAAAAGCTCTGGAAAACGCCTCCAAGCAGGAAGTTCCTGGTGCAGTTTTTATTGAAAGCAAACAGCTGGAGCGAAACACTTCTGTCCACTGGTCTTTTGTGGTTTCATGGTCAGCGACGTGTTGCTGTGCCTGTATTGGAATGTTACCTTTCTTGATTGATACTCCTAGATAGGGAATTAGAAGAGTATTTGTGCTGCTACAACTCAGTGAATTTAAGTGATTTGTCCTGTTCTTCGTAGCATTAGCTCTATATATAGATACGGATGACATTGAAAGGTCATCTTTTCCCTCCTTTACTGCTAAAATTAGTTGCACAAGAGGTTGATTGCATGTGCTTGCCGTGCCTGCGTCTTGTTTGTGTCCTTTGCTAGAAAACGACAGCAACGCGAGGCCAGCAGTATTCGCCTCAGAAATTACTCAGCCTTTTGTTTTCAACACACGTTAACCTGCATCTTGCAATATAGTAGTACACTGTAGTAGAATTGTTATCTGCAACCATCTAGAGATGCCATTTGTTTTTGGGCGCCACTGGCAATCTTTTAACGAAAAGACCAAGTTAGGACCTGGAACGACGGACAGGTTCATCTGGCCATTCGTTCTAGTTTTGACCAATGGTCCAAGCTGTGGCAAACATAGCAGCCAAATTGATGTTTGGTTCTCTCAAGCATATACCGTACATTGTGGCTTCCATTTCTGAAAATTTTTACACCGTGTTCGATGTGAAGAGGTGAAAAAAATGATGGCTCGCAATCTAGCTGACGATTGACAGTAAATTATACTTCTGGATGCCACAGTTTTCCACTTTGAGCTCAGAACCAGTATTGGATCCAGAGCACATCACTGCAACTTGGAATAATTGCAACAAACTCAGTAAAAGGCTTCATCAATTGCACAGTTGTGTGGGGGCTGGgtgacgagaaaaaaaaaatcgtcgaTGCGTCACATTCAGTTTGCACTAGTTTCAGTCTTTCAGGAGTAACTGAAAGAGACTCGGGTAGGCCAGTCCAGCTCACTTGCACCGACGCCCATCGCATGACTCCGAAATCACACTCCCACTAAAATCTGCACGCTAATCGGCAAGCATTTGGGCACACTAAACTGAACATGTACTACACCAATTAAGCCAACACTTTATTACAGCACACACACCATTATTATCACCAGGCATGCATGTATACATTACATATCCGATGTCATATTCACATGTACTCCATAGTAATTAACTAgcagtaaaaaaagaaaaccaagaaCATGGAAAGACTCAAGATCGAGTCGATCCTCACACAAACAAGCATACTTTGCATGGTCCATACGATCGATCATGGCAAGCATATGCATATATCTACTACTCCATCTCGATCATgagcatgcatcatgcatgcaaaGCAACTACGGATGATGGCTAAGCATCATGTAGCATGCATAATGCAAAAATGATCATGGGCACTTGGGCCTCTTGCGAGCGCCATGGCCGGTGGTCATGTCGCGGTAGCAGGGGCACTCGTCCTTGTTGCCGGCCGTCCCCGACGGCACGCAGTTGCAGGAGGCGCAGCACACGCCGCAGTACTTGAGGCAGTCGTCGTGCCTGCTCGCCTTCGAGCACCTCACCTTGCACTTGCCGTCGCAGAAATCTACCAAAACATTCATTGTTTCAGCTCACCATGTTAAcaccaagaaagaaaaacagtGTACTTGTGCAGATTATTCTGCTAAAAAAAATGCCTGTGAAAACTGACCTGATCCAGCCATGGAAACTTGGAGGGAAGAGGAGGCCaagagcaggagcaggaggagagccagggtggtggtggtgttgagCTTCATTGTGCTTGTGAATGCTGGTCCTAGACTCCAAGCAAGCAGCTTCAGAGTTGGGGTGTTGTGGAGAGTGTGAGTTGGTGAGTGAGGTTTTGGGGTGATTTATAGGAGCAGAGGTTGGAGTACTCAGGATTCAGTGGTTTGTGTAGCTAAGCTAGCAGAGGGTGGTTGGGGCTAAGCTAGCATTGGGTTCTAACCCTTTTGCTTTGGGGTAGAGTGTTAGCTAAACTTGCTCCCTTTTTTGTGAAAGGGAAAAACAAGAAGCAGAAGCTAATTTGTTACTTGTCACTTGTGGCCTGTGGGATAACACTAGCTACCCCCAGAGAGCACAGAGGAGAGTCAGGCAGGGGAGACCACCAGGGCATGGTGATGTATTGATGAGCTGTGAGCTGGCATCCAAAAGGCAGACCTTTCTTTAAAGAGAGTCATTGGCTTAGGTGTGGCCACCCTACTATTTCCAAGCATTTTTTTCCTTGTCAAATTTTGCTTCCTAACACAGGCATGCAGTTACAAAGCTTTCTGCTAATCCCAAGTAGGGCTGATGTTTTAACATTGCTATGAGAAAATCGGTGTGTTTTAACATGTCTCTCCAAAAAATGGAGAGAGGTTAGCTAGTGGCCGGCCATGAGATCAGGAAAGATAAGAGGTTGTTTGGTTGCTGGCCACTATTTATCTCTAACTTTAGATATATTTGATGAATTTAGACAATAATTTGGTTATTTTCATAGTTAGCAGAAGAGACAGCTCTCACGCAGGTCGGTCGGACGGCCGCCCAGACTCTGCCGATGTCGTCTCCACTTCAGATGGATCCAGGTCCTCTACAGTTCAGCAGAGAAGAACTGCAGCTACAGTATTCTGAGTCTGCTACAGTGAATTAATGGACCAAACAGTGTTTCGGTACTGTAGCAAAGTAATTTGAAACAGTAATCTTTCTACTGTTTGCCTGATTACTGTTCCCATTTACTGTTTAGACCTACTGTAGCGATTTGTTTTAGGCCGTTGGATGTGAATCCAACAGCAAACAACACACCCTAATGCAGAGCACTGTAGCTCCCTCTGCATTCTCTCCTCCACTGCAAAGGATCTAAATTGACTTCGGATAGCTGTTGACGTCTATTAAAATAAGTTGATCCCACAAAACATTATTAGTTATCTGGTTATAACAATGGTGCTAGCTCCGTCACTGATCATAGTTATGGCAATATTTTATTCTAATAATTAGATTCTtattttaattaaatatttttaatgacCCAAAAAAAtaggataattttttttaggtttCTTATTTTAAGTTCGTAACCTTAGAGATACATGCTAATTAAGTGTGACAACTTCAGCTCATAAATGATGATAAACTATAGCCGGCAACGAAACAGACCCAAACAGCTCGTTGAGGAGCACAGCGTTCATGCACCTCAGTCCAGTGATCGAGTTGGGGACCGGTGGATCATCATGGCTAATGAGTGCCAAGTTTGGAGTACGAcgagtcgacgacgacgacctgccGGGATCAAGATGAGCTAGCTTAACAAGCTAAGCTCCCCACAATCAAGGATAACGCATGGCTTTGGTTTTGCCTTTGCCGGACTGCTTCCATGTTTAGAGGTGTCAGCACACAGCACGCAGTACTGTGCGCTAGCTGGCTGCCTTGGCCTGCTGCCGACGCATAACCATCATAGCCTCGAACCTTCCAGAATTTACTTTTCTTGCTCTCGCTGACTACTACCACACCAGTAGCTTGTGGAGTTGACGAGAGTAAAGTTGATGCTGTTCTTACAAGGCAAGTAGGCAACCtcgtttgtttttttgttcACGCAGCTAAGCATGTTCTTTCTTTCCAGGATAAGGTCGGCCTAGATACGCCCGGTACATATCGAGCTCATGATTGGCACAATGACACTACAGTtcactttcttttcttttcttttcttttttactgtGACTTGACAGAGAGCGTCCGGAGTGGTGACAGTGCTGGGTGGGTTTCTGTTTGTTGTTCGGCGCGTTTGGATCGCAGCTGTCACGCGATGGCACACGGCGAGAATCTGCACGGGCacgggcgcgcgcggcgccggaCACACACGGTCGACCGAGCGTACGTGGAGCCGGCAATGGGATGGGAGGATCAGGAGGCACGGGCGCGTCGGCTTTGGCAGGCGACGAGACGAGCCCCGTACCGCGACCGCGAGAGCTTTCCGCTGAGGGTGGTCCGCGTGCCGCGTGTGCCGGTGGTGGTGTGTGAGACGACGCGGTTTCCCCCGTTGGATTCTCGGATTCTCGCGGACGTAGCAGCACGGCGGCCGTGTGGAGACAGCGCGAGCGCACGAAGTGAATCAGTGAATCATCCACCGTTTCCACACGTACCGAGGCGCAGGGGATCGGAGGCAAGGGCGTGTGCGTCCACAGGCCACAGGTAAAGAAGAGTTGTTGAGAGATTTCGTCGGGATCTCATctattggggggggggggggggggatttggAGTAGGGGTGGTTGTAGTACGAGGGATGGGCTGGAACCGTGTGCCGAAATAAGTAGCCTCTGCCTCGAACGGGACGGCTAATTTGGTGGTGGTCTCCGTTCAGGTTGGCGCTTCTCAACTGGTCCAGGCGGCACCCTTCACTGTTCCTAAGAATTGTCAACGGCTCAACGTTTACTTGCTCCGACCCATAAAAACGTATATTTAGATTCATAATCACTATAATATTTTGCATTCAatattagattgattttttatgggacgaagggagtacgtcGGATTGGGCCACTAGCCTCCACCACAGCTCGAACAGTGAATAGCGTCGCAGttaaaatgtactccctccatgtCCAATTCGTTGTACTGGGAGAGATCATATCCCCTTCTAGGCTGGGATTTTTTAGActttttggacggagagagtaaacaTTTGGACTCCTCTCTAAGTCTAAATTGCTCAATTGGGCTGACTCCAACCTTGTTAGTGCATCTTCAACAGCCTCTCTAAACACCCATATAGCCAGCTCTCCAATTGATTTGGCTAGCCAAACTCATTCCTCcactttctctccctcttcctcctctctctctctcactgttCTTCTCTCGGACACTCGCACGCGACTGCTACCGTCCAGGggctggcgatggcggcggcggctcgcgatGATGACCTCGGCAACggcgacctcgacgacgacctGTCGAATCCACGCCGCCGGTCTAGAGGTCgcacggaggcggaggctgTGCGGCCCCCGATCCACGCCGCCAGTCCAGAGGCCGCACGGCTGGCCGAAACCGGTGGGGGTGAACGTCGCACGGCCGGCCGAATCTGGCGGGGGCGGAGgtcacaccgccgccgccgccacctcgacgAAGCCAAGACGTCGACGGCCTTGTCCTCCTCAACaatcggcggcggaggagagcctCCAGTCGCTGGAGCAGCGGGAGAGACGCGCGTAGCGGGATCCGAAGgaggcgcgtggcggcggcgggcagcagTGGCCACGTTCACCAAGGTGGCCCCCTCCGCTCTGCTCACTGCATCGGCCGCCCAAGGTGGCCGCTACAGGTCTTCGCTCCGCTCGCCGAGGTGGCCCTCTCCGGTACCTGTCCCCCATCTCGCCGGCGGCAACAAAGCCAAGGCGCTCCTTtctgacggcgacgacgacggtgagctCGGGCAAAGGATGCAAGCTAGCGACGACGCGCCTCCTTCCCCATGGTGGCAGCAGCACGAGCGGAGGGAGCTGGTGCACGGTGGCGATATGCAGAGGCAGGAAGGGCACGAGCAAGGGTCAGGGGATGGTGCGGCtggtggggagagaggagggaaaagatggtggggcccacagaTGGCCAGTGGCTGAGGGTGGCCAAAGGCTGGCCAAGTTTGGCTAGCTCGAGCCCATGTTTGGCGATTGCTATTTTTTAGCTAGTGAGATAGCTATGTTATTggagtacattttttttttcaaagttgcTAAAATTTAGCTTGAAAAGTGCCATGGAAAGGCTGTTGGAGATGATCTTAAGCTGCTGTACTAGGTTGCTCAGGGTGATAATTCACCAATTCCCCCAGAACACGTTCTGATTACATGCCGCGCATAGCAATTTGGAGATACAAACATCGAAAGCATACAAACGGAGTAGTGCTGCATCAGCAAAGCAACcagctacttcctccatttcacaatgtaagactttctagcattgtccatatacatataaatgttaatgaatctaaacacatacatatttctagattcattaacatctaaaattctaaatgaatgtgggtaatgctagaaagtcttacattatgaaacggaggaagtatgaaaTTTCCCACACGCAACACTGCAAAGCAGAGGTGCAAGCATATGCAATTCAGCATCTGAATTCCGAAGTGGAGTGGGACTGGCAAGCTTAGATCCCACAGGCCAGAACACATCTCCATTTGCTAATACATTAACACGGATACGTGCTTAAAGTTGCTAAGAACGTCGGTACTAGTGTTACTACAACTGCCAGAGGCACCCTACCATTGTCTCCAGAGAAATAGGTAAACCTACGAGGCTACGAAGTCGAGCTAACTCAGGCCAACAAAACCAATCTACGAACCCCCTTCAAGATCACTAAAAACCATCTAAGCTAACTCAACTCCACTGATGAGGGCAGTCACTTCACAAAATGCGGGTTCAGAAGCTTGGCGACCTCCAGGAATCCCACGCGCTCTTGGCCAGCAAACAGGACCTTCAGCTTCTCATCACACACGATCACCTTCTTGTCCGCAGGATCCTGGAAATTGTTAATCCAGTAACATAAGAACAAAAGCAAATTACGGTATGTGGGACATGAGCAATCATGACACAGGGATGTCTACGAGCATTACCAAATTTACAACTACGTTTGGGACACAAGCAATCTATGGTGAGGGAATGGACCTCATTGTCTTTCCAAGCCCCTAAACTAGCTTCGTATTAGGTGATGAAACGCTTCTCTATACAAACAATTGTACAAGCTCGAGTTGGATACTAATCCCTGGGAGTGTACTACAGAGTGATTGTGCCAATTCATGACCATGAGATCAATAAAACACTATATGGAGGAACATGTAGCAGTACAACATCTGTAAAATGGAAATTACAGTTGAATCATAATCTCTCTATTACCACCACCTAGCAGTGAACCGCAGCTCCACCTCACATCTGCCATGCAGCCCACTGACTGTCGTAGAACATACCCAACCCCAATCAAAATGCCACAAACTATGCCATTATTATCTTACATAGTAGCCCACAGACCAGCATGCACTTAGTCAGACAATAGCAGGCAAACTCTATATGCATGATGCATCACAAGAAGCCAATGACCAACAAGATGGGACATACAAGTTCCTCGTTTACTTCCAATAGAATCATTCAACATGTAAGTGGCGGTCTCAAATTATTAGCATGGACACACGGAGAAGTGCTGCAGTATAGCTACAGGCAAATGCTACACAATACATCAGCTATAATTTACTAGTTGACAATGTGCATTGCGCAATGTGTTTAGAAATGTTATAAGCTAATAAGCAGCATATGCCACACGCACATTGGATGCAACGATAAACAAAAACGTTGCACTATTTTCAATCTACACATATCAGCATCTGGTACATTTTCACCTGATACGGCCCCTTGTACTTATTCCAAACGGAAATATCAGATCTGTCCCTGTTCTATGCAATAAAAAGAGCCATACTTTCATCTTTAGTTGCGATTGCTCACCATCATTTATCACATTCAAGCCTACAAATAGAATCATAAAAAACTGCACATGGAAGAAATAGGGTTGGGGGTTTGCTTGAAGACCTGGAGGTTGTGCTGCTTGATGTAGGCCCAGAGGCGCTTGAGCGCCTCGGTGCGGGGGATCTCCGCGGCTCCCACCACCGCCTGCAGCGCCGGAGACACGAGCCGGGGCTTCGTCAGCCCGGTGGCCGCCCTCTTCTTCtgggccgcggccgccggggagttggacgccgcggcggccgcgcgcacggctacggcggcggcggcggcgcgccgcggcagagcgaaggaggcggcggggcggggcgggcggagggcggcgagcggggagggggagagggacaGCGACGCGGCGCTGAGCATGGAGGCGGACGCCATTTTTGGTCGGTGAGGAAGGAAAGCTTGGGTTTTTTTGGTTTGGATAATGGCTGCGGGAAACGGGGAGGGTTTGCTGGGGGTTTTGGAGACGGGGAAGAAAGCGTTTTAAGAACGGAGAGAACGTATTCTAAGAGAAACCGCCTTCTTAGTCAGAAAGCGGATTCGGACTCAGTAAAAGCGTATCGAAACGACATACCTCGTCGTCCTGTATGGCATCCATGTTGATGTTTGACCTCCAAGCGCAGAAATGTTGGAGGAATTTTCATTCAATTTATACATTAGTTTCGGTGAACTAACTGGTGGGATTTATTCT
Coding sequences:
- the LOC4334189 gene encoding peamaclein, which translates into the protein MKLNTTTTLALLLLLLLASSSLQVSMAGSDFCDGKCKVRCSKASRHDDCLKYCGVCCASCNCVPSGTAGNKDECPCYRDMTTGHGARKRPKCP
- the LOC4334190 gene encoding upstream activation factor subunit UAF30, encoding MASASMLSAASLSLSPSPLAALRPPRPAASFALPRRAAAAAVAVRAAAAASNSPAAAAQKKRAATGLTKPRLVSPALQAVVGAAEIPRTEALKRLWAYIKQHNLQDPADKKVIVCDEKLKVLFAGQERVGFLEVAKLLNPHFVK